The genomic segment AATCATGAGTGTCACGTCTCTAGATGCTTAACATGCATGTACATATCCTTCAAATATCTGTGGCTAATAAAAAGCAATTATATATTTGTAGGGTAATATGTAAATATGAAACAAAAGCAGCTACTAATATATAAAGAATATAATCGTAGaatattctcaaataaaaaaacaagacaagaaaaaaagttgttgtCGAAGATACCTGTGAATATCGCATTTCAACAACAAATACATTTTCATTCAAAGCttacaaactaaattaattaattattgataatttcATTCAAGAGTTTTCTACTTGTATTTTTACTACGAATGAAATCCCTCTatccatgttaattaattactgataattcataaaatttgtaaaatcaataaatCTAATTCAATCAAGCAAAATTAATCCAAGATTAAGTAGAATCAATTCCCATAATTCAttgaatttacaaaataaataaataatcttatCAATCagtttcatatttatttttaataatcttaaataCCATAGCGCACAGTTTGTTTTATGTGCATGTGATTCGAGAAGGATAGAGGAGTAAAGGACAACGTTGGCGGAGAGCCTTACCCCAGAAAAGGATATTTGACTGCCCAACTTGATTAAGATTCGTTGAGATAAGCATCAGCAATGACGTAATTTGCATACCATTAATAAACAATACGACAAAGACCAAGAACTTGGTTATAATAAGTCCTCCTCAACATAGAGGAACTCCTgcagatggaaaaaaaaatgatccaaaaaagtTGAGAGAAAAATGGCGGAGAGTGCAGTGACCTTTCTACTTGAGAAGCTTGCACCTCTTTTTGAAAATGAGCTGCAGTTATTAAGAGGTGGGCGGGAAGAAATTGTATATGTGAGAGGAGAGTTGGAGCGGATAAGAGCCTTCCTACGCGTTGCAGATACATTAGAAGAGAGCGATGAGGAAGTCAAGGTGTGGGTTAAGCAAATAAGGGACGTTGCTCATGAAACTGAAGATATTCTGGATGAGTTCACAATTCTCCTGGCACATGATCATGCGAGTGGACTCTATGGTTTGATCCATAAGATGTCATGCTGCATCAAAAATATGAAGGCTCGTTATCGAATTGCTTCGCAAATAAAAGCCATGAACTCAAGAATCAGAAATATCTCGGATGGCCATCGCAGACTCCGTCAAAAGTTCTGCGTAGCTGAACATGGTTCCAGTTCCGCTAGCACAGGCTGGCAGGACCGAAGAGAAGATGCCCTTCTTCTAGACATGACTGATCTAGTGGGAATCGAGGAGCGCAAAAGCAAGCTTGTTGGTTGGCTTGTCTATGGTCGTTCAGGACGTGAAGTAGTTTCGCTTGCTGGGATGGGAGGGCTGGGAAAAACCACCTTGGCAAAGCAAGTCTATGATGATGCAGAAGTGAAGAAACATTTCAGTGTCCATGCCTGGATTACAGTGTCTCGATCTTACAAGATGGAAGAACTACTTAAAGACATTCTTCAACAACTCTTTGCTGCAGATAGGAAGCCAGTCCCCAAAAATTTAGAGAGCCAGAACAGCAGTCAGCtaaaatcaataatcaaagAGGTCCTGCAGAAAAGAAGGTACCTAATAGTCCTGGATGATGTATGGCACGTGAATGAGTGGGATGCTGTCAAGTATGCCTTGCCAACCAACAACTGCGGCAGCCGGGTCATGCTCACTACACGCAATGCTGATCTAGCCTTCACCTCTCGCATAGAATCAGAAGGCAAGGTCTATAACTTGGAGCCCTTGCTTCCAGAAGAGTCGTGGACTCTTTTCTGCAGGAAGACATTCCGGGGGAATTCATGTCCTCATCATTTGGAGGATATTTGTAAGAATATCTTGAGAAAATGCGAGGGGCTTCCACTTGCAATTGTGGCAATCAGTGGCGTTCTTGCTGCAAAGGACAAGCGAAGGATAGATGAATGGGAAATGGTTCGACGTAGTCTTGGTGCTGAAATTGAGGACAATAATAAGCTTCTCAATTTGAAAAAGGTGCTTTCTCTCAGTTTCAATGATCTTCCGTACTATCTAAAGTCTTGTTTCTTGTATGTGAGCATCTTTCCAGAGGATCATCTAATTGCACACACGAAACTTATTCGTCTATGGGTTGCGGAAGGATTTGTGGAAGCAAAATATGGAAAGGAGTTAGAAGATGTTGCAGAGGAGTATTTCAATGAACTCCTAAACAGAAGCCTGTTGCAAGTGGCGGAGACAGCTAGTGACGGAAGGGTCAAAACATGTCGCCCACATGACCTCTTGCGAGAGATTATCATTTCAAAGTCAAGAGACCAGAACTTTGCAGTTATAGCCAAGGATCAAAATGCAATGTGGCCAGACAAAATTCGGCGTCTATCAATACACTACACAGTGCGAAACGTACAACTGAACAGATGCGTCTCTCAGTTGCGTTCTTTGTTCATGTTTGGGGTGGTAGAGAAGTCGCCCCTACGAACCTTGTTTCCTAATGGTTTTAGGCTGCTTCATGTGCTGGATTTGCAAGGTGCTCCAATAAAAATGTTTCCAGTTCAAGTTATCAACCTGTATTACCTTAGGTATCTAAGTTTGAAGGAAACTAAGGTAAGTAGAGTCCCATCCTATATAGGGAAACTTCAACACCTAGAGACCTTGGATCTCAAACACACGTATGTCACTGAATTGCCAGATGAGATCTTGAAGCTACAACGACTTCGTCATCTCCTGGTTTATCGCTATGAATTTGAGTCTTACGCACACTTCCACTCGAAGAATGGTTTCAAGGCTCTTGAGAAAATAGGACAACTGCAATCCCTACAAAAACTATGTTTTGTTGAGGCAAACCACGGCAACGGCAATATAATGATTGAACTTGGGAAGCTAACTAAACTGAGAAGGTTAGGTGTTGTAAAGTTGAGAAGGGAAGATGGTGAGTCTTTATGTTCATCTATCGAGAATCTTAGAAACCTTCGCGCCTTGTCTCTACTTTCAGTAGAAGAGGATGAGATTCTTGATCTTGAGCACCTTTTCTCTCCTCCTCCGCTACTTCAGCGGTTGTACTTGACAGGACGCTTAGAGACACTGCCACACTGGATACCTAATCTAGAAAGCCTTGTCAGAGTTCATTTGAAATGGAGCCGCTTAAAGGGTGATCCCCTGGAATCTCTTCAGGTTCTTCCCAATCTTGTGCATCTTGAATTACTTCAAGTTTATGAAGGAGATACTTTGTGTTTCAAGGTGGGAGGGTTTAAGAAACTCAAGCTTTTAGGTATTGATAAATTTGACGAGCTAAGATGCGTGGAAGTGGAGGTGGGTGCGCTGCCTCGCGTGGAAAAGTTGAGCATTCAGCGCTGTAAATTGCTGGAGAAGGCACCATTAGGCATTGAGCATCTGACAAAGCTGAAAGTGCTAGAGTTTTTCGACATGCCTCGAGAACTAATCAAGACACTTCTTTCACATGAACAAGGGGGAGATTATTGGAGAGTCGCGCACATCCCAGAAGTATACTCAACCTACTGGAGAGATGGGGGATGGGAGGTCTATTCTCTGGAGAGTTTCAACGACTCTTCCCGGCCAAGTCCCGTCATAAGGAGCCAGGAGCTTCATACTCGCTGGAAATGATATTTCTGCTACAAGTTGATTTTTAGGACCTGTAGTTGAAGGATTTGTAAATATTCTTACTAGTTGTCTGTAGATAATTGTATAGCTTCAGCGTAGAACATCAAGAACTACCCAGTGGTTCAGGTAGTGATGTGTACAGTATTTGGGCAAGGTGTTATCATAAAGCCTGTGCCTTTGAAATATTCATAAAAGGAAGACGCTGATATACAGTCTCTGGTCTGTACATAATTTCTTCAATATCAAACTGATTATTTGAATATGTATCCCCTGTTTGCCTGTTGCCTGCTCTGTCTAGTATGCATAGAGGAAAAATAGAATTGCTATAGAAGAAAGTCTGTATATTTTTACTCACACAATACTTCTCTGTACTGACAGAGAAGTTATATATAAACTCATACATTCTTGGTTGTTGCacgaaataagaaaagaaaagattgctATTCTATCTCCATAATTTCAGCAGCTAAATACTGAGAAGATCATCAATTGTAGCTGTCATTTTGCTGGAGTTTTCTTTATCTGTTGAACTACCATTTACGTAGGAATTTGTTACTCCTTGAAAGTCCTTATCACCAGCCATATTTCCTTTGATATGTCTGTGAGTATAATCATCCTTATTACTCCATAATTCTTCCTTGTCACTCCATGATTTGTGGGATACACTCACATGATTATTGCTAACAGGAGATTGTAAGTTGCTAATATCCCCCCGCAAACTGAGCCGTGGTTGAAAGCACAGTTTGTTGCGAAAGTATGAGAGGGCAGCCTTGGGCACTGGTTTAGTAAATATATCAGCAACCTGGTTAGCAGAGGACACATGTTTAGTGACAAGCAATTCAAGTGCAACTCGTTCGCGTACGAAATGGTAATCCAACTCAATATGTTTACTCCGAGCATGAAACACAGGATTGATGGTCATGTATAGAGCACTGAGATTATCGCAGTAGAGAACTGGTGGATGTGATAGCGATATGCGAAGATCTATGAGGATGTATGTGAGCCACGTCAGTTCAGCAGTAGTATTAGCCATAGCTCGATATTCAGCTTCAGTACTGGATCGCGAAATTGTGTGGTGTTTTTTTGCACACCATGAAATGATATTGGTGCCAAGAAAAGTGCAGTAACCAGTGGTAGATCTCCGAGTTGTAGGGCAGCCAGCCCAATCCGCATCAGAGAAGGCATGCAAGTCAAGTGTTGTATTGGATGAGAGACGTAGACCAGTAGCTATTGTTCTTTTGAGGTATCGAAGGATGCGCTGAACCAGTTTCAAGTGAGCAACTGTAGGATTGTGCATGAATTGTGAAACATAGTTGACACTGTAGGATAGATCAGGTCGCGTGAGGGTGAGGTATTGGAGAGCAACAACAATCCTACGAAACTGACTGGGATTAGCAATGGAGGAAGCATCGACATCTATTTTGAATTTGGCTTCCAAAGGCGTGCTCATGGGTTTGCAATGAAGCATACTGGATCGATCAAGGATAGTAAGCGCATAGTGTGACTGAGACAAATGTAGTCCATCTGTTGTGGTTGAAATTTCAATGCCTAAGAAATGATGCAccggtcctaagtctttcattgAGAATTCATAGCTTAGTATGTGAATAAAGGAGTTGACTAGTTCGGTTGATGACCCTGTAAGAAGCATATCATCAACGTAAAGAAGTAAGGCTAAAATTCCGTGTGCTGAGTGAAGGACAAAAAGAGAAGGATCAGCCAAACTACAGAAGAAACCGTAAGATATTAGAAAATCACTGAGTCTATCAAACCAGGCACGTGGTGCCTGTTTGAGCCCATATAAGGCACTCTGAAGTTTACATACATGCATAGGATTTTGTGGATCAGCCATACCTGGTGGTTGTGTCATATATAGATCTTCCATGATGTTGCCATGTAAAAATGCATTCTTGACGTCAAGTTGACGAATGGGCCAATGTTTAACAAGAGCAATAGTTAAAATTATTCGAATTGTACCTGGTTTTATGACAGGAGAGAACGTCTCTATGTAGTCAATACCATCAATCTGATGATAGCCTTTAGCAACTAACCGTGCTTTTAGGCGATCCAATGTTCCATCTGGTTTTAGTTTGGTCTTAAAGACCCATTTGGACCCAATCACATGCATATCTGGAGTGTGGGGAACTAACCGCCATGTATCATTTTGATGAAGTGCTGTAAGTTCATCATCCATTGCAGCTTTCCAACCGGGATGCAACAGTGCTGCTTTAATGTTGTTTGGTTCACGAGGTATTGTAGAAGATGATGTTATTGTCAAGGCATATTTAGGATTCGGCTTAACTACTCCATGCTGAGACCTGGTTAGCATAGGATGACGTGTTGTTGCTTCATGAGAGGGATGGGACAGATGAGTCTCTGGTGCAGTTATTTCATGTGAGGAATTTGATGCAGACTGCCAGAAATGTCGATCAACAGGTGGAAGAGGAATAAGATTCGTTGGTGCAGACTGTTGTGGAAGAACATCTGTTTCTGCATCTGTTTCTAGAAAAGTGTTAGAAAATGGTATCCAGGAATCAAGTATATTAAGCACACATGAGGCAGCAAGTGAATTTGAAGAAGATTTAAACGGAAAAACAGTCTCATCAAAAACAACATGGCGAGAAATGAAAAATTTACAACTTGGTGGGTGAAAGCACTTGTATCCTTTATGTTTTTCACTGTATCCTACAAACACACACAAGACTGTTTTCGGGTCAAATTTATGGTTTCTTGTATTCCATGTATATGGAAAACATTTAGAGCCAAACACCCGAAGTGATGTGTAATCAGGATGTGTTCCATGTAGCATGAAATATGGAGTGTCAAAATGTAGAGATGATGATTGTAGCCGATTAATGAGAAACACTGCTGTGGTGAAGGCTTCCACCCATAATGAAAGAGGTGCACTGCTATGAACCAACATTGTCATACCTAATTCGCGTATAATTCTGTGCCTTCTCTCAACCATACCCGTTTGCTCTGGAGTATAGGGGCATGAGATCTGATGAAGAATACCTGTGGCCAGAAAGTGTGATGACAATCTAGAGTTAACAAACTCTCCTCCTCCATCGGAgtgaaagatttttatttttttattgaactgtCTTTCAGCATACTGTTCAAATGCTAGATAGGCAgtaaaaaaatctgatttgtGCTTCAAAGGTATAATCCAAGTATACTTGGAGAAATCGTCAACTAAACATGCATAAAACTTAAACTTGCCAATAGATAAAACTGGTGCAGATCCCCACAAATCGCAGTGAATCTTATCAAAAATGCCAGAACTAGAATGTTCAGAATGAGCAAAAGGAAGTTTACTAAGTTTTCCTAATTGACAACTATCACATAAATGTTCTTTCCGTGAGGGACCTATAACATCAATTAACCCTTTATTCTTTAACAAAGAAACAGCTGAAGCTTGAGGATGTCCTAAGCGTTGGTGCCAAATGTCTACAGTGCCAGATTTGAATCGATAAGAGAAGTGTGCTTCTGGTACATTGGATAAAACATACAGGTCACCCTTCTTTTTCCCTGTTATTAGCCGATGTCCTGTCTTGCGTTCCTTTACACAAAAATCAACATTAGAAAATTCACA from the Populus nigra chromosome 1, ddPopNigr1.1, whole genome shotgun sequence genome contains:
- the LOC133685797 gene encoding disease resistance protein RPM1-like encodes the protein MAESAVTFLLEKLAPLFENELQLLRGGREEIVYVRGELERIRAFLRVADTLEESDEEVKVWVKQIRDVAHETEDILDEFTILLAHDHASGLYGLIHKMSCCIKNMKARYRIASQIKAMNSRIRNISDGHRRLRQKFCVAEHGSSSASTGWQDRREDALLLDMTDLVGIEERKSKLVGWLVYGRSGREVVSLAGMGGLGKTTLAKQVYDDAEVKKHFSVHAWITVSRSYKMEELLKDILQQLFAADRKPVPKNLESQNSSQLKSIIKEVLQKRRYLIVLDDVWHVNEWDAVKYALPTNNCGSRVMLTTRNADLAFTSRIESEGKVYNLEPLLPEESWTLFCRKTFRGNSCPHHLEDICKNILRKCEGLPLAIVAISGVLAAKDKRRIDEWEMVRRSLGAEIEDNNKLLNLKKVLSLSFNDLPYYLKSCFLYVSIFPEDHLIAHTKLIRLWVAEGFVEAKYGKELEDVAEEYFNELLNRSLLQVAETASDGRVKTCRPHDLLREIIISKSRDQNFAVIAKDQNAMWPDKIRRLSIHYTVRNVQLNRCVSQLRSLFMFGVVEKSPLRTLFPNGFRLLHVLDLQGAPIKMFPVQVINLYYLRYLSLKETKVSRVPSYIGKLQHLETLDLKHTYVTELPDEILKLQRLRHLLVYRYEFESYAHFHSKNGFKALEKIGQLQSLQKLCFVEANHGNGNIMIELGKLTKLRRLGVVKLRREDGESLCSSIENLRNLRALSLLSVEEDEILDLEHLFSPPPLLQRLYLTGRLETLPHWIPNLESLVRVHLKWSRLKGDPLESLQVLPNLVHLELLQVYEGDTLCFKVGGFKKLKLLGIDKFDELRCVEVEVGALPRVEKLSIQRCKLLEKAPLGIEHLTKLKVLEFFDMPRELIKTLLSHEQGGDYWRVAHIPEVYSTYWRDGGWEVYSLESFNDSSRPSPVIRSQELHTRWK